GGAGTAATGGATTGCGTAGTTGTCGTAGTCGGTGTCGATCACCCAGTGGTCATcgtctgtgtgtatttgagaaagaatagtgtgttttgtgtttgggtggtagtggtggtggtggggagaaTAGGGGGAGGCAAAAATGACTAGAATGATTAACTGGTAAACAAATATGTGTCTCAACCCCTCAGGATGTCTCCACCTTTTTACCAGTCATTACATTACTATAAATCAAATACCTAACTAGATAGCAAACATAACTACTGCCTAAGATTACATCAGGCATTCAGTTAATGTTCAATTATGATGATGTTAGAGGACTGGATCCTCCCAGTCTAGACTGGTTCTGTACCATAGCTTTCTACTAGAACTCACAACACAACCCCCAATATGTTGATGACGTGTCAACATGGAAATTAGAACTCAGGCAATCTTTAGTGAGCTGTCGTACATTGAGGTGTGTCtcatggtgtgtgttggtgttcccAGCCCCGCTTACTTACATCCAGTCTGCAGGTAAGAGGCAGCGCCCCAGTATCTCATCTTGAACTTGGAGGGATCAGGAGTGTCCTCGAAGGTGGCAAACATGTTTGCGCACATCTCCCAGTTGCTATGAGGCAGACGGGGACGGAcagcacagaggggaggagtggagtagagacaggaggatCAATGATATTGAATGCATCAGTGATTTTACTTTGCTGGGACTTAGCTATCAGTCTTATCTGGAAAAAGTCACAGGTTATCAGTATGTCTTTGAAAGAGAATGTATCAATGCAAATGACTTGGAATTGCAGGTAGCTTTTATACCTCTCATTTCATGCTTAAATCCTTAGTTTAGACCCTAACAGCTGAGCGTGAGCATGTAGTGGAGTGTATAACTGGCCTTACTTCAGAATAATGACCCTGCCATGGGCAGACGCTGTcatcttccctccatcctccaatTTGTACTGGGCGACCACGTTGTCCAGAAGGAACAGACCAACCGGGTCTTTCTTGGCCACAGCATACCAGGTCCCTGCGTACTGCAATGACGGAGCAAAGTTCACATCAGTGGCTAGCTAACCATACTATTTTGTATTTCCGTCATTCAATTCATACAATGTTACTCATGATGAACTGATACAATTTAAATTATATTTCAGAATCAAATCCCTAAACattgaatgtgtgtttttcaagatttttttttttttgtaattagAGAGTTAAATATTtgccaatggccactcaccctGGTTCTATCAAGGTTCTCCTTGACTTTGATGTTGGCTACCTGACAGTCCTGTGCCAAGCACACGGCCAGGATAGAGAGAACCACAGCTATCCTCAGCATCCTGCGTCAATCTTCAGCAGATCTGTGGAGACAGAGCCAGACATTAGGAAATACTTTCTGGCAGAGAACGGCAACACACCCATCATGCTCATACTCTTCCATCAGCtatcaaaaaaacatttgaggaAAGATTGCATAGGCTTTCAAAAAGGTGAACGACGAGGGGAAATAAACGTTTCTCCGAATCCTGACAGAGTACAGCTATATGTGGACGTCACAATATTCCTGTTTGTGCAGCACGAAAGTAGTTTCAATACCTTCAAAAGAAAAAGGTGGATGAGATGCTTCTCAGAGGTCCTGTGGTGCTTCACCCCCAAGTCAGGCTTTATATACCACAGACTGACTTGCATAACAACAACAACTGGAGACCTGGGACGGCCCCTAAaaacagcctctcctctcctgttcgcTCTTGCTCA
This DNA window, taken from Hypomesus transpacificus isolate Combined female chromosome 13, fHypTra1, whole genome shotgun sequence, encodes the following:
- the rbp4 gene encoding retinol-binding protein 4 translates to MLRIAVVLSILAVCLAQDCQVANIKVKENLDRTRYAGTWYAVAKKDPVGLFLLDNVVAQYKLEDGGKMTASAHGRVIILNNWEMCANMFATFEDTPDPSKFKMRYWGAASYLQTGYDDHWVIDTDYDNYAIHYSCREIDTDGTCLDGYSFIFSRHPTGLRPEDQRIVTQRKQELCLLGKYRRVPHTGFCESS